The following proteins are co-located in the Malassezia restricta chromosome II, complete sequence genome:
- a CDS encoding citrate synthase, with product MLSLTIPRAALRSATAPRQFAAAATSVRYSSTKSLAEAVGEIVPAKREQLARIKSQYAEAPLGQSNVGHLIGGMRGLKCMLWEGSVLDAESGITFHGKSIPQCQKELPTAKDIGRPGDEMLPESMLWLLLTGKVPTAEEAKGLSQDLMSRAKLPSFVEKVIDTFPKSLHPMTQFSAAVSTLNHDSKFAAAYNAGVKKTEFWQPTLEDTLDLIARLPAIAARIYFNVFGKGDGKQHVDPSMDFAENFSHMLGYGDKEGLTDYLRLYLSVHGDHEGGNVSAHTCHLVGSALSDPYLAYAASLNGLAGPLHGLANQEVLNWILEVQREVGDSPTDQQVTDALWATLKSGRVVPGYGHAVLRQPDPRFTALYGYCDKRAELQSSPTVKLVQRISQLAPPVLKEHGKTKNPFPNVDAASGAPLYTYGLDEFKFYTVLFGVSRAFGALPQLVFDRILGLPIERPKSLSMDALEQLVKK from the coding sequence ATGCTGTCCCTCACTATCCCCCGTGCTGCTCTCCGGTCGGCGACGGCTCCTCGCCAGTTTGCTGCCGCCGCTACGTCGGTGCGCTACTCGTCGACGAAGTCTCTTGCTGAGGCTGTCGGCGAAATTGTGCCTGCCAAGCGTGAACAATTGGCCCGCATCAAGTCGCAGTACGCCGAGGCTCCTCTTGGCCAGAGCAACGTTGGCCACCTGATCGGTGGTATGCGTGGCCTTAAGTGCATGCTCTGGGAGGGCTCGGTTCTGGACGCCGAAAGTGGTATCACCTTCCACGGTAAGAGCATCCCTCAGTGCCAGAAGGAGCTGCCCACCGCCAAGGACATTGGCCGCCCTGGTGATGAGATGCTGCCCGAGTCGATGCTCTGGCTTCTGCTGACCGGCAAGGTGCCGACGGCTGAGGAGGCCAAGGGCCTCTCGCAGGACCTCATGTCCCGTGCCAAGCTCCCTAGCTTCGTGGAGAAGGTGATTGACACGTTCCCCAAGTCGCTTCACCCCATGACGCAGTTCTCGGCTGCTGTGTCGACGCTGAACCACGACAGCAAGTTTGCTGCCGCTTACAACGCTGGTGTGAAGAAGACCGAGTTCTGGCAGCCTACCCTCGAGGACACGCTTGACCTGATTGCTCGTCTCCCTGCCATTGCCGCCCGCATCTACTTCAACGTGTTCGGCAAGGGTGATGGCAAGCAGCACGTTGACCCCAGCATGGACTTTGCCGAGAACTTctcgcacatgctcggcTACGGCGACAAGGAGGGTCTGACGGACTACCTCCGTCTCTACCTGTCTGTGCACGGTGACCACGAGGGTGGTAACGTGTCGGCTCACACGTGCCACCTGGTCGGCAGTGCGCTCTCTGACCCTTACTTGGCCTacgccgcctcgctgaACGGTCTGGCTGGTCCTCTGCACGGTCTTGCCAACCAGGAAGTGCTCAACTGGATCCTTGAGGTCCAGCGTGAAGTGGGTGACTCGCCCACGGACCAGCAGGTCACGGACGCTCTCTGGGCTACGCTCAAGAGTGGCCGCGTTGTGCCTGGCTACGGTCACGCTGTCCTCCGTCAGCCCGACCCTCGTTTCACGGCTCTGTACGGCTACTGTGACAAGCGTGCGGAGTTGCAGAGCTCGCCTACCGTCAAgcttgtgcagcgcatctcGCAGCTCGCCCCGCCTGTGCTCAAGGAGCACGGTAAGACCAAGAACCCCTTCCCTAACGTGGACGCTGCCTCGGGTGCGCCGCTCTACACGTACGGCCTTGACGAGTTCAAGTTCTACACGGTTCTCTTTGGTGTGTCGCGTGCTTTCGGTGCCCTGCCCCAGCTCGTGTTCGACCGTATCCTTGGTCTTCCGATCGAGCGCCCCAAGTCGCTCTCGATGGACGCTCTTGAGCAGCTTGTGAAGAAGTAA
- a CDS encoding uroporphyrinogen-III synthase — translation MPLGRSEPVRVLLLRQPVPVHQGTDPYHHAFGTLRTSFRDPASPDTSGAASCAPKNDNSLTSPAHTTNESRPDPDLFANDDLYLVTHHMRPHELKDVEFRVVSFPILTHVTVHADELDQALLGMYHHTTHYDGVIMTSQKAVQAWQQACVRVNQKLYVQQDIHPERMRVLGQVPFYVVGPATAKALRHIEVATPFQPTTIHGAEAGNAESLALHMMRDMNQSRHPRRFLYLVGDKRSPALINTLQAHNAPVTLDELVVYATDKNPGFEDNCALLARDIPRHTSDEALSGSRPSSTQRQREHHGIVGHTQEEHLDAHTPPASAPTEVRPDWIVFFSPSGGNYALQELVQRRWIVSQEAHQGCKVACIGRTTAQWVHETLGFEPHAIAAHPTPDALQEAIFRDLI, via the coding sequence ATGCCACTTGGGCGTTCTGAGCCCGTGCGCGTCCTGCTTCTTCGACAGCCCGTGCCTGTTCATCAGGGCACAGACCCATACCATCACGCATTTGGAACTCTCCGCACGTCCTTTCGTGACCCCGCTAGCCCTGACACgtcaggcgctgcatcatgcgcaCCCAAGAATGATAATAGCCTGACATCCCCGGCGCACACCACGAACGAGTCGCGACCTGACCCTGACTTGTTTGCGAACGACGATCTTTATCTTGTGACGCACCACATGCGGCCCCATGAGCTCAAAGATGTGGAATTCCGCGTTGTCAGTTTTCCAATCCTCACGCATGTCACAGTACACGCAGATGAATTGGACCAGGCCCTACTTGGCATGTACCACCATACCACCCACTATGATGGTGTGATCATGACCAGTCAGAAAGCCGTTCAGGCATGGCAACAAGCGTGTGTGCGCGTAAACCAAAAGCTATATGTACAGCAAGACATCCACCCAGAGCGCATGAGGGTGCTGGGCCAAGTGCCTTTTTACGTCGTAGGGCCAGCCACCGCCAAGGCCTTGCGACACATCGAGGTGGCCACCCCTTTTCAACCAACTACCATACATGGTGCGGAAGCGGGAAATGCCGAGAGCCTGGCTCTGCACATGATGCGAGATATGAACCAAAGCCGACACCCACGGCGCTTCTTGTACCTTGTCGGTGACAAGCGTTCGCCGGCCCTGATCAACACATTGCAGGCTCACAACGCACCTGTCACACTCGATGAATTGGTCGTGTATGCGACGGACAAAAACCCGGGCTTTGAAGACAACTGCGCCCTTCTTGCGCGCGATATTCCCCGGCACACGTCTGATGAAGCCCTGTCCGGCTCAAGGCCGTCATCTacgcagcggcagcgagaACATCATGGAATAGTAGGGCATACGCAAGAAGAACACCTTGATGCGCACACCCCGCCCGCGTCAGCACCCACAGAAGTCCGGCCCGACTGGATCGTGTTTTTCTCGCCCAGCGGTGGTAATTACGCCCTGCAGGAACTCGTTCAGCGTCGATGGATTGTGTCGCAGGAAGCTCATCAGGGGTGCAAAGTGGCATGCATCGgtcggacgacggcgcaaTGGGTGCATGAGACCCTGGGATTCGAGCCACATGCCATTGCGGCTCATCCGACACCGGACGCACTGCAAGAGGCGATTTTTCGTGATTTGATATAG
- a CDS encoding golgi vesicular membrane trafficking protein: MNRRNAPMPERYAVLTDHAYPSSTSAKMGPRNAVFEKPWRSDSPFENPYEMSAQEPGAPKKDAQNSFVSLFSGTSAQQSSAADLEEQNDARLSGLSERIKLLKDISTGIGKEARESTAEMNSLNDLFSNASSLLGNTFHKMTVMARRQRGWFCNMMLFIMLVIWIFVFLWWWRK, encoded by the coding sequence ATGAACCGTCGCAATGCTCCCATGCCAGAACGCTATGCGGTGCTGACTGATCATGCATACCCATCTTCTACGTCGGCGAAGATGGGGCCGCGGAATGCTGTATTTGAGAAGCCTTGGCGGTCTGACTCACCCTTTGAGAATCCATACGAAATGTCTGCTCAGGAGCCTGGCGCCCCCAAGAAGGACGCACAGAACAGCTTTGTAAGTCTGTTTTCAGGGACATCCGCCCAGCAGAGCTCGGCGGCGGATCTTGAGGAGCAGAacgatgcgcgcctctCAGGTCTGAGCGAGCGTATCAAGCTGCTCAAGGACATTTCGACGGGCATCGGGAAAGAGGCGCGCGAATCGACCGCGGAAATGAACTCTCTGAACGACCTGTTTTCCAACGCTAGCTCCTTGCTAGGCAACACATTTCATAAGATGACGGTCATGGCGCGCCGACAGCGCGGCTGGTTCTGCAATATGATGCTGTTTATCATGCTCGTCATATGGATCTTTGTGTTCCTTTGGTGGTGGCGAAAGTAA